A genomic window from Microbacterium sp. H1-D42 includes:
- a CDS encoding MerR family transcriptional regulator has translation MLGIGEFAGLTGLSVKALRHYDDKGVLTPSDVDDRSGYRRYTEAQVRAGVEVRALRDAGVALPEVAAALAVDDALGALSDHQERVRVRRSEEDRAFADAETALRALRVPVEVMERRVDAVPYVGRVITVPVDAADELTDDHANHLFEVLFAQVHEAGLGPAGTFWTTIRAGDRGQVELVCCWPTVRQADAGWGGPDTEVAVLPARTELIATWRPAAGEELPDGYTHPAVVALFEAVGARGIALSDSEVRQRVHGSSDQDWCVEVAITI, from the coding sequence ATGTTGGGAATCGGTGAGTTCGCAGGATTGACGGGCCTCAGCGTGAAAGCGCTGCGGCACTACGACGACAAGGGTGTGCTGACACCGTCCGACGTGGACGATCGGTCGGGATACCGGCGCTACACCGAGGCGCAGGTGCGCGCCGGCGTGGAAGTGCGAGCGCTGAGGGATGCCGGTGTCGCGCTGCCGGAGGTCGCGGCCGCGCTTGCCGTCGATGATGCACTCGGGGCGCTGTCGGACCATCAGGAGAGGGTGCGGGTGCGGCGCTCCGAAGAGGACCGCGCGTTCGCCGACGCCGAGACCGCTCTGCGCGCTCTGCGCGTGCCGGTTGAGGTCATGGAGCGGCGCGTGGATGCCGTCCCGTACGTCGGGCGCGTGATCACCGTGCCGGTGGATGCTGCGGACGAGCTCACGGACGACCACGCCAATCACCTGTTCGAAGTGCTCTTCGCGCAGGTTCATGAGGCCGGCCTCGGCCCCGCCGGCACGTTCTGGACGACGATCCGCGCCGGCGACCGCGGTCAGGTGGAGCTGGTGTGCTGCTGGCCGACCGTGCGGCAGGCGGATGCTGGATGGGGTGGCCCCGATACAGAGGTGGCTGTGCTCCCCGCGCGCACCGAACTCATCGCGACGTGGCGGCCCGCCGCCGGCGAGGAACTGCCGGACGGATACACGCACCCGGCCGTGGTGGCCCTGTTCGAAGCCGTCGGAGCGCGGGGGATCGCGCTGTCTGACAGTGAGGTGCGGCAGCGTGTGCACGGCTCGAGCGATCAGGACTGGTGCGTCGAGGTGGCGATCACCATCTGA